In Edaphobacter paludis, a single window of DNA contains:
- the purU gene encoding formyltetrahydrofolate deformylase encodes MPKTAVLLIDCPDRKGLVAAIANFLVQQYDANILNADQHQDVELGLFFMRIEFATDDTLCDESHFHAAFAPLAERFKMNWRLTFATPPQNVAIFVSHYLHCLADLLHRHQTGELSCNLALIISNHEAARPLADFHKIPFHYLPLTAANKTQVEEQQLALLSANSIDMVVLARYMQVLSAEFVRAYPQRIINVHHSFLPAFTGARPYHAAFARGVKLIGATSHYVTEILDEGPIIEQDVTRVSQNDQLPDLIQKGRDLERLVLSRAVRWHLNYRILSYANKTVIFA; translated from the coding sequence ATGCCCAAGACCGCTGTTCTTCTCATCGACTGCCCCGACCGCAAAGGTCTCGTCGCCGCCATCGCCAACTTCCTGGTCCAGCAATACGACGCCAACATCCTCAACGCCGACCAGCATCAGGACGTAGAGCTGGGCCTCTTCTTCATGCGCATCGAGTTCGCCACCGATGACACCCTTTGCGACGAATCGCACTTTCACGCAGCCTTCGCGCCCCTTGCAGAGCGGTTCAAGATGAACTGGCGCCTCACCTTCGCCACTCCGCCCCAGAACGTAGCCATCTTTGTCTCTCACTACCTCCACTGCCTGGCCGACCTGCTCCATCGCCACCAGACGGGAGAGCTGAGCTGCAACCTCGCGCTCATCATCAGCAACCACGAAGCGGCACGCCCCCTGGCTGACTTCCACAAGATCCCCTTCCACTATCTTCCCCTTACCGCCGCCAATAAAACGCAGGTGGAAGAACAGCAGCTTGCGTTGCTCAGCGCTAATTCCATCGATATGGTCGTCCTCGCCCGCTACATGCAGGTCCTCTCGGCGGAGTTCGTCCGCGCCTATCCGCAGCGCATCATCAACGTGCACCACTCTTTTCTGCCCGCCTTCACGGGCGCGCGTCCCTACCATGCCGCCTTCGCCCGCGGAGTCAAGTTGATCGGAGCCACCAGCCACTATGTCACCGAGATCCTCGATGAAGGCCCCATCATCGAGCAGGATGTCACCCGCGTCTCACAGAATGACCAGCTACCCGACCTCATCCAGAAGGGCCGCGATCTCGAGCGCCTCGTCCTCTCTCGCGCCGTTCGCTGGCACCTCAACTACCGCATCCTCTCCTATGCCAACAAAACCGTAATCTTCGCCTAG
- a CDS encoding glycoside hydrolase family 88 protein produces the protein MRFLAGLLVLGCLGAQGMVAQESPSQKMAATVIAEWPAGVITTTGHPATWGYEEGVLLDGMAAEWHTTADGQDFHYIKAAVDKYVTADGTITGYKPEAHSLDNIELGRAVLLVYRVTQQPKYYKAAKFLHDQLEAQPRTASGGYWHKQIYPNQMWLDGAYMAEPFRAAYAATFHESGDFADIAKQLLLMDAHMREPKTGLMRHGWDESEKMPWANPQTGLSPEVWGRAMGWYAMALVDVLDWLPQDQPQRPELVAALNRTMAAVVKYQDAKTGLWWQVMDKGGKAGNYTEASDSCMFVYALAKGVRMGYLPQADEVSARRGWDGVQKAFVTTADGKMALSGTVAVGGLGGKPYRSGSYDYYIGEKTRVNDAKGIGAFLLAGSEMEQASTEALGQGKTVLVDAWFNSQTRQNAAGQTELFHYKWDDDSNSGFAFFGRVFQRYGAKLATEKTAPTAADLKKAQIYILASPDIPSKNPNPHYMDEESGKVIADWVKRGGVLLLMENDGPNAEFEHFNTLSERFGIHFNQVLVNHVVGDDLPAGELEIPAGTGVFEHPHLAYMKDTCTISVKGPAKAVVTKGSDVMIAVARYGKGTVFAVVDPWVYNEYVDRRNHLPEKYDNLAGAIDLAGWAVRQ, from the coding sequence ATGAGGTTTTTGGCGGGATTGCTGGTGCTGGGATGTTTGGGTGCGCAGGGGATGGTGGCGCAGGAATCGCCTTCGCAAAAGATGGCGGCTACGGTGATCGCGGAGTGGCCCGCGGGAGTCATTACGACGACGGGACATCCGGCAACCTGGGGATATGAAGAGGGCGTGCTGCTGGATGGAATGGCAGCGGAGTGGCATACGACGGCGGACGGGCAGGACTTCCACTACATCAAGGCTGCGGTCGATAAGTATGTGACGGCAGATGGAACGATCACGGGATACAAGCCCGAGGCGCACAGTCTGGACAACATCGAGCTGGGTCGAGCGGTTTTGCTGGTCTATCGGGTGACGCAGCAGCCGAAGTACTACAAGGCGGCGAAGTTCCTGCACGATCAGCTTGAGGCGCAGCCGAGGACGGCGAGCGGCGGTTATTGGCATAAACAGATCTATCCCAACCAGATGTGGCTGGATGGCGCTTATATGGCGGAGCCGTTTCGTGCAGCTTATGCTGCTACGTTCCATGAGTCCGGAGACTTTGCCGATATTGCCAAGCAGTTGCTGCTGATGGATGCTCACATGCGCGAGCCGAAGACCGGGCTGATGCGACATGGATGGGATGAGTCGGAGAAGATGCCTTGGGCGAATCCGCAGACGGGTTTGTCGCCAGAGGTCTGGGGACGGGCGATGGGTTGGTATGCGATGGCGCTGGTCGATGTTCTGGACTGGTTGCCTCAGGACCAGCCGCAGCGGCCAGAGCTTGTCGCTGCGCTGAACCGGACGATGGCTGCGGTGGTGAAGTATCAGGATGCGAAGACCGGTCTTTGGTGGCAGGTGATGGACAAGGGCGGAAAAGCGGGCAACTATACGGAGGCTTCGGATAGCTGCATGTTCGTCTATGCGCTGGCCAAGGGCGTTCGCATGGGTTATCTGCCGCAGGCGGATGAGGTCAGCGCGCGGCGCGGATGGGACGGAGTCCAGAAGGCGTTTGTGACAACTGCCGATGGAAAGATGGCGCTGAGCGGGACAGTAGCGGTTGGAGGATTGGGAGGAAAGCCTTATCGCTCGGGAAGCTATGACTACTACATCGGCGAGAAGACGCGGGTGAACGATGCCAAAGGCATTGGCGCGTTTCTGTTGGCGGGAAGCGAGATGGAGCAGGCATCGACTGAGGCTTTGGGACAGGGAAAGACGGTGCTGGTTGATGCGTGGTTCAACTCGCAGACGCGGCAGAATGCAGCGGGACAGACGGAGCTGTTTCATTACAAATGGGACGATGACTCGAACAGTGGCTTCGCGTTTTTTGGACGGGTGTTTCAGCGATATGGCGCGAAACTGGCGACTGAGAAGACGGCACCGACTGCGGCGGATCTGAAGAAGGCGCAGATCTATATTCTGGCGTCGCCGGATATTCCGTCGAAGAATCCGAACCCGCATTACATGGACGAAGAGAGTGGCAAGGTGATCGCCGACTGGGTGAAGAGGGGCGGCGTTCTGCTGCTGATGGAGAACGATGGGCCGAATGCGGAGTTTGAGCATTTCAACACTCTCAGCGAGCGGTTTGGCATTCACTTCAACCAGGTGTTGGTGAACCACGTCGTCGGTGACGACCTTCCGGCAGGGGAGCTGGAGATTCCGGCAGGTACGGGTGTGTTTGAACATCCTCACCTGGCTTATATGAAGGACACCTGCACGATCTCGGTGAAGGGACCAGCGAAGGCCGTGGTCACCAAGGGCAGCGATGTGATGATCGCGGTGGCGAGGTATGGTAAGGGAACGGTGTTCGCCGTGGTCGATCCGTGGGTCTACAACGAGTATGTGGACCGGCGGAACCATCTGCCAGAGAAGTATGACAACTTAGCCGGGGCGATCGATCTGGCTGGCTGGGCGGTGCGGCAGTAG